The DNA region taactacatctcatttgtccttttccacaatcaaaatcaaaatcaaaatcaaaataattttaactctgaatccaaacggctcctaaatatctaataaattagCACAGGTAGTCCCACTGGATATTAAACCTGGGACGTGCTCCACTACGCTATATTTTCACTTGATAGCATCTCCTAGTCGTGTGATGGATATGTGTCAGTGGGTGTTAATTTTGTTGCCCCCTCTTCGACTTGCTCTCAATAATTTATGAAAACAACAAGTGGGAACTGAACACAGTTTTAGGTGACGAAGGCCTTGCTGGGGATAACGTAGTTGTCGAAATATGTTCCCTagttcatgaatttttttattgaaattataatGGCGACAATTCTTAGCTAGCTCGTTTGTAATTACAAATGGCGTGTCATACtgtcatttatttatttattgggtAAAATGTCTTCTAGTTATTTTCACCTTACAGAAAAAGTTGTGTGCGCTTAGAAGATGAtagaaaagaggaaagaacATAGAAAGTTCAACAGGCAAAATTGAACTGAGAATTTAGTGATTTACTGTATTAGTTGAGACAAGTTCTAATTCGGGTATCGGTTTTTATTCTCATCACGAAAGGGTCAATCTATATAGATGCGTGATGCAAACCGAGAGATTGATCAATCGAATCACCAAATCCAAATTAGGAGTGGACAGAGTAATCAAGCCGCACAAGGCTCGGTGGAGAATGTTTGTTTCCCAACGGTAACCTGAAAAGCTAAAAGCGGCGGGCCTGCCAGAAAAAGCAGCTGTCTCACAATTTTGAATTATACATATTGCATTTGGTATGGTATcgaagttaaattaaatttaatttgatttagttgatttaaagagataaatataaaaataattgaaaaaaagtatatgaaaaaatttaaagaagataaaaaagcaTTGCTTGTGTTATTgagttgaagaaaaaattttaaaattgaggaaaaaagtgttgaatagttaaaataatttagtgttagaaaatgaatttaaataatagataagaaatgTATGAAAGAGAATTTggaataaaaagataaaaatgtaatgattatattgttgaattgaatgaaaaattaagttaaattaaattaagttacATTATGTTATCAAACGATATTGGctgtcaaatttttttttatagtaatTCTCTGcatgaatgaataaataaataaaaagaaacacCCTTAATGTGCCAGTTAAATTTCATGACAAAATCGTGAAGGTATGAATGACAAATTAAAGATTATTGTGGAGATACTAATACTAATTCTGAGTCCAAAATCAAACTATCAAATATATGTTGCTGTTGTAgatcataattttttgtttttgtttttgttataGGAGAGACTCATAATCAAATAAGATGAAATAAAAGTTCAATAAAGAAATACTATAGTTTTAATATATGAGATCGAACccaaaactttttaaattatcaGGCGATTGTACGTGCCACATATTAAATGTCCTTGCTCAGAGCTTTTGCCTTCTTTCATTTCTGGACGATGAAGTAAGAACCATGAGCTTAACATCCTAGGCCAAAACAAAGTCAATAGGATTCCTTCTTGACATTCCATGCCCTTCTCGCATGGCAACATGTGggtgaaaaaggaaaagaggtgGAACAGCTTTGCGGAACGAGCTAGAAAAAAATCGATACATAATTTGATCCCTCAGCTTAATTAATCAATAGTACCTCTAGAGTCCACTTTTTTCCAATATCGCCtttgcctttttttccccctctttTTTACTATCTACACCGATCATCATAACGTTCTTAAGCTAAAGATGgactaaataaataagaagCTATGCATGAAACTATGGTAATGGACATCACAAAAATGTTCTTAAGAGTTTCCTCATTGTACAAAGTCAATCGATGAAGGATATCCCTATGAATGTGCCTAAaccatttataaaaaatataaaaaaaacttatcaAAAAATGAATGTGCCTAAACCACCAGTATGAATTTAGACTATTTTTACATTTCTactaaaatcataatttagttttatattttcatagaAATTCATcaattcataaataaatgtcGATACACACATTCTAATTTAACGCCTCAATTTTAttgttgtttttgtttttgaccTTTTGGGGGAGGCTCTTGGGCTTTCATGTCAGCCACACGTGACAAGTCCCTGTGGGGGCTGCGTGTCGTATGACTGTCGCGCCCGCACACGTGTGATTCCGCACGCATCCCCGTGCACGATTTCGCTTTGTTTTGGTTCCCAAACATCACCCGGAGGAGGccccctaaaaaaaaaaaaatcattctgCCCCCATTATTTGCCCTCAGGACCACTCACTCCTCGACACCTGTCCCTTTCTCCACGTGTGGCACCTCTCGTCTTTCTGATCAAAATGTCCGAAATACCCTCAAGATTTCTTCTCTGAACTCCTCTGCTATCATGAAAATGAAATGTAGTACAGTAACAATCGCTCTGGTCCGAAATTATAAGCTCGGCATTCGGTTCTTGCTATTTCAGATTTGTCCTAGACATGTGGTCCAGGTTTATACAATCCAACCTGCATTGTGAATTTCAAGATCATATTGACATATTAGCCAGACAGTACTTgtgataatattattttcaaccgtaatttaaattatttgatGACCCGGCTAGAGCAGTGTAAGTGTACGTCTCACGCTTCCATGGAAAACATACATCTCTCCGAATTAGAAACGTCCTAGACTTTCTATTTAGACCTTAATCAGTCCCTAGAAAACATATATTTCTCCCAAATTTAAACTGAATGTGATGGACTCTATCAATCATATAATTTGGTAATACGAAGGTAAAGAAATTCTTACACCGGCATCGAACTAAACATATACTTAAATTGAATCTATATCAAGGTCGCAAACTTTTTTTAGGTTCTGAGAGTATATATTGAGAGGCCGGTCGGGGTTGGGAGGGGCATGGTTGGAAAAGCGAAGATAATTAGAGGGGCAGAGCAACTTTAGCAAAAGAGGAGAAAAAGATGAGAGGGGAGGGGTATGTgcaaaaaagagaaagttgAGAGAGGGAATTTTTGGTGATGATCCCAAGGGAGAATGTTGTTTGATGTTGTACTCAGAATAGCAGTAAGGCATTCAGGGgcagcttttctttttctcttttgtgtTGTGCGAGTCTATCTCAGCACcaaagaggaagagaggagaTGAAAGAAAGCATACATGTATAAGCTCATCGTCCCCAGAAAGCAAAAGCCACCCCTGATTTTGATTTGTGAAGCTGGCTCGGGGAAAACTATATTATCTGATGTGCTCTTGCTTTAGTTCATTCACACTAGAATTTTTCGAAAGACGGGTTTTCTTTCGGTGCGGAACCTCCGATAGGTTTCGCTAACGGAAAGAACATTTGAAATATTCACGCATTCAAGATGCATTAcgattaatattttctttaattaatacACATGTATGCCAGTTTGTAACTAAAGAAAATTGCATGGCGTGACACCAACCAGTAGCGAAATATCTAGTGATATAATCTATAGATAAAACCaataaaacattaattaagagaaagagGTTGTGCGataaaatcaataaaacaTTAATAAAGAGAAAGAGATTGTGCAGTAACACAAGCCATCGTCCGGTAATTTAGAGATTTCGTATTAGATTTTCATCAGTGGAACTATCGATCAATGTTCTTTTATTtagctttctttttttcttcattttttttatattagattCATGGGCTTCtttgtaataaataaaatgaatagataggaaaaaagaagagagtcAATGGATATAGTAAATTTAGGTATGGTTATGCAccctaaaattttcatttcatagCTAATTGAGATTGAGACCCGTTGTACATGTTAGCTAGTAAGCTACATATATTGTCAAAAGAGCCATTACTTTACTTGAACCAAACCCTAAAACCTAGAGCATGTCATGATCATTATCTACGGCAGCCACCATCAATGCCTATATTCCATTAGAAACTACAGCATGTCCTATGAACCACTTGAAGATATATGTAAAGTATATGTTTTCGTGGTTATACATCGGATGTGCCAATTTGATGGGGAATTATAAGGGCACTGtatcataatattattataactaCAAAGAAAGGAACTGAACAGTAAAATTAGACGTAGCAAATATGGAGGGTTGGGGCTCTTCGTGCGTGGGTACTACGGTACGCCGATGATTAATGAACCATTGAAGATGATAATTACGACCATGACACATCGCGATGAGAGTGACAATTAGTGAACAATTTTCACTATAGCAtgtaaaaaggaagaaatattACACCATAGATCGAGAAAGAGAGACATCAGTTCGTTGGACCATAGTATCAAATGACCATTGATCTGATGCAATGTCTCGAATCTGTGACAGACATGCATTCTAGCTAATTTATGAAGAATATCTTAATACAAGCTCTTTTCAtctattatattaaataaaccaGTATTTTCCTTGGTGAGATCTGTCGGTCGAGCTTGCCAACGCATCCATGGTTTAGAACAATAGTCCGGAAAGATTCATATAAACTTGGAACAAACATTGGATCATACATGTGGTCACACGTATGCACCTTGTTTATAGTCTTTCGAACTGATGAGTAGAAATTGAAACATCCTAAGTCAAGCGTTTCCTGTGTCAAAAGTAAGGCCCGAACTCGCACTTAGACGAATCAACCACGAAAACTCAGATTACCAGTTGAAGTTCAGAATCATGAACAGAAGTCCTCCTGATAGAAACTGAAATCAGAATTtggatttttatatatatgtgcgtgtgtgtgtatatgtaaGTTCGAGTTACGTAAGACCTAAGACCCAGCTTTCCAAATTTTGCCATATTTGCTTACTCATAACTGTAGAGAAGTCTACGTGATGAGGGAAAATTAGGCAGGGAAGGattctatatctatatcgGCTAGTGATTAGTTGTCTTTTGGTATTTGCCCCATCCCTGAGACAAATTCTTCATGATTACTGTCACAAAATTCCACCACCAACGATATTGCAGAGTGGTCAATATTGATTTGATTAGCAAGATTCAGACTATTGAAAGCCATCTTTGAGGAAGAATCGCTCCTCGGGAAGCTTATAATAAGTTTGGCCCGTTTGAGGGCCTAGTTCTAGACCTCTTTTGACTGTTAATATCTTGTTTGGATTGAAAGTTATGGATGGTTATGAAAGGATGAGTTATGAAGGGAATAATAATCTATGTTTacctttcaaaatttttaagagTGGAGAATTATGGAAGGTAACTAATCTCATTATAACCCTTTACAACCTTTGTATTTAACACTTTGTTTGGATTATGGGGTGAGATGAGTTATGAAGGGATGGGGTGGGATTAGTTGCGGAGGGATGGGGTGTGATGATTTATAAGAGGATATTCTTAATCCTCCATAATTCATGTTTGGATAGTTGCATTATTGCAATTTTGTAAAAAGATGACAGTTAAAAATGACTTTCGACAACTTATTCCTTCGTAACACTCCAAATTGGTGAAATGAAAGAATGAGTTTTGGGTGGGTTATGGAGGTTTAAGTAATCCcattataaattttcatagccttctattttttaattgcCAAACATGGATTGTTTTAATCTCTCCACAGCCCCCCATAATCTTCTATCCAAATTAGATGTAAATCCGGCCAATTTGGAGTGTTATAGAGGGATAAAAAGATAAGTTCAGGGAGATaacattataaaatataatcaaatcaaaatttttttcaaattctcatACTATTTCACCTCAccttttaatgaaatttctcCAAATATAAGTTATGGAGAATTAAAGAATTCCTCCATAACCCACTCAATCCCATCCCTTCATAACGCATCCCAACCCACCTCTCCATAACCTTTCATAAGATATTATCCAAACAAAGTATTATAGATTCATAGTATAGAAAATTGATGGGACAATTATTGAAAGTTTGAACCAGCCTCCTAAGAGAATAgaagaatttttttccaaatcctCGTGCTCTTTGTTCACCGGATGGCCAATGACGTGACACTTGCTAATCCATTTTTACTGTAAGTATCCAATAAATTAAGGGCACAACTGTATGTAAATATGTACATCCAAAACTTAGCCGTGTAATGGTGTTATGCTTATTATGGAGCGGGCTCGAAAGTAGGTGGACTTGGTGAGGCTTCCAATCAAATCTGAAGGACTTGGTAAAGGTCAAGGCCTAGATGGCTTGGGAAAATTACAACATCGTCGGTCGACTCCGATGAACGATTTTCTAGGCGCCGTCCATAATGTTGCATGAACAGAGTTTCGAGGACCTCGACGACTAGTTCCACTTGAATGGACACGACGGGTGGATTCAAAGGGGTCAAAGAAAGGACAACTATATGCAGGGAAGACATTACGGTGACCATAGTTGATTCCGTAAGAAGAATCTTCTTGCTAGGAAACATGATGAATGTGAATCCCACTATCCCACTTCCTTTTATCCCCCTGGGCCCGACAGTGAAAATAACGACACATCCCAATAATTCCTGCCCCAAATTTAACCGGAGATCTCATTCCAATTGGTCTCCGAGCTATCTCTTCCTTCAAATCAAACATGACTCCAGAGTTCTTAACGCGTGGAATGTCCAATTGCAAAATGTAGATAGGCAAAAGAACATACCGAGAAGGTCGGATAAGCTCTTAACAATGATTTCCGAACACCCGAGCTGAAATATATCCTCAGAATTGGTGAGGTTAGGAGGGACGAGGTAGCACGAATGATTCGATTCATCCTTGTAAACATAGGTCTGTCTGACATTTGTTGACGATGAAGATCTAATGTTGGGGCAGTTGCTTGCAATTAGTTGGCCCAAGTCCACGAACTTGCTTCAGATATGGTGCTTAGCTTCCCCTAAGCCCAAGACGTGAAACAATACTTAAGAAGGGCCCATTGGTCCATCCTAATGTGGATCAAAATGATAGATTGAAAAGTACCGGAAAAATCTCGGCGACGTCACGATACCGACCGATGGGAGTGGTAGAAATCCTCGAGCGATGATCTCTTGGACCCCCCTATTCGAGGCAGATATGGGGCCTTCCAGTCGATAACAATGTGATGCAGCAAGTTGGTATCAGCGAGTATGTCGATAGGTGATAGCAGAATAACTTATTTAAGTTGTTAAAACGACTGTATTGACCTTCATCTGCCTCGGACTTTTACACGTAACAACCCGATTTTAGACTCTGGATGGACTTCCGGGAATAACCGGTATTCGATAATCCAATCGATCCGCTAGCAGCCTCGAGTCGATATTTTTTTACGTACTTCCTGATCAACTCCGCCTCGAACCGGAAAAAGCCTGGCGGAACCGCTTTCCTTTTTTAGCAAGTGGGGGGTGGCGGTTCCCAAACGGGCCCTTCACTATTCACTTTCTTCCATCAACTGTTGTACAGTGTGGAATCAAAGCACCGCCAAGAAGAAAAAGCAACAGAGCTCCACCGGCGTAATATCTTCGCTTCCTTCCACCGCCGGCCGTTCAGGATGAGCTTCCTCTTCGGCCAGAGAAAGACTCCCGCAGGCACGTTCGTCCTAATTGTGTCGTATCGATTCCTCTTTGGTTCGTGATCTCTTTGTTTCGATCGGAGTCCGTAACATCCTTCGCGCTTCCGCTTCAATTTGATCATTCCGTCGTGGTTTCAGTGCTTGAATGTTGATATCATATCTTGATTCTGTGAGCTGAGTAAGCTTTGGCTGTTTAGTGATTGCTAGGTTTGTAATTTCAAACTGTATCCTCGCTTGGTAATTGTTCACGTGTTAGTTGAAATCGGAAAGCTTGTGCATGAGGATGACTCGGGTTTGAGTTTCCAGTGATGATTATCTGCAATCAGATGTGTCACTAGGAGGATAATGTCATGGCTTGTTATTTTTCTGAACTCATTCATGCTTGAAGTTCGGATTTTGATTGCTCAGAAGAACTTTGGAAGATTCGCCTATGAATCTGAGTTTTTGGTTTTGGTGCAGAGCTTCTGCGGGAAAATAAACGAATGATAGATAAGTCCATTAGGGAGATAGAGAGGGAACGACAAGGCCTGCAAGCACAGGAAAAGAAGCTCATCGTAGATATAAAGAAACATGCCAAACAAGGGCAGATGGTATGTTGCTCATTATTGCAATATCACCTTTGCATTTACACTCTTGTTCAGATGGATGGTGGAAGTTAAACAATAAAGAAGACTCATCTGTTAAGGCTCCTCATTCGTTGGGGAAAAAATAATCTAGTTTCTAATAGCAAGATTGTGAGGTTTTAGGAGTGTCAATCGTGTATGCTTGGTCTATGTAGAGTAGTTGCACAAATGGTGTTACTTGCGAAACTCATCGCGATATACATTTGCACTTTCCAGTTATGAAAATACCATCTTTTTAGTAGTAGTTGCTAGTTATCAGTAAGATTTGAGTGATCCAGTCTTTAATTGTACGCTACAATCGCTTTTCATGTTGCTTTTCAAGGTATTcatctttttatttctctttcaGGGGGCTGTCAGGGTAATGGCCAAGGACCTTATAAGAACAAGACATCAGATTGAGAAATTTTATAAGCTCAAATCACAACTTCAGGGGGTTTCCCTGAGAATTCAGGTACTTAACTCTCtctcatttatatatatatatatatatatatataatgtgcaTGTGTGTGCGCCTAGGATTTATAGATTATTTTTGTATACTTTTGGCAAATCATGGAGATGGCTGAAATTGCCCCTGAATTCAACCTGTCAGACTTTAAAATCAACTCAAGCAATGGGCCAGGCTATGAAGGGTGTTACCAAGGCAATGGGACAGATGAATAGGCAGATGAACCTGCCGTCATTGCAGAAGATAATGCAAGAATTTGAGAGACAAAACGAGCGAATGGAATTGGTGAGTGAGGTTATGGGAGATGCCATAGATGATGCCATGGAGggtgatgaagaagaggaagaaactGAAGAGCTAGTGAATCAGGTGCTGGATGAAATCGGAATTGACATGAACTCGGAGGTACAATATCCGATACTTCCATCTTTTATCTTCTCAACCTGGAGCCTTCACTAAGTAATTTgagaaaacagaaaagtagAAATATAATGCAGTTTTCAGCAGGTTGTTGCATCCTTACTGTTTTTTTCTGTTTATAATGCAGCTTCTAAATGCACCCTCGGGAGCTGTTGCTGCGCCGGCTGCGAAGAACAAAGTTGCTCAAGCTGAATCGGCAGCAGGAACTGGAGAAGGCGGTATAGACGAGGACTTGCAGGCAAGGTTGGATAATCTAAGAAGAATGTAAAATTTGTCAGAGACGAGAGAATACGTTGTTACAGTGCGATTATGAGACATTAAGAGAGTTGAGAACCTATAACATTATTATAGATCGATGTACTCCATGGATAATTGTGATTCTTTTGTATATGAAATGTTGTGCCGCTAATAAAAGAAACACTGCCTCATGTATCGGAGCAAGGGGCAATATTCGCTTACGGGAAATTTGCTCTATTTTCTGTCATATTTTACGGCTTCGAACAGATGACAGATATGGCCTTATAAATCTACATTTTACTCCCCTCGTTCCTACATAAGAATAAGCCCAACTTGCATTTTTTAGAAAGCTTCATCTGTCTTCATGCCGTCCAATTCCTCTGAGTCATTGCCAATCGACCACTATCTTATCAGACATTACATCCGTGTCAGCAAAACCGTTACCCAACTGAAACAAGTCCACGCTGTCTTATTGAAAATTCCGACAAACGGATCCATTAAACACCGCCAAACCATAGGTTGTCTGCTGTCGAAGCTTCTATGCTTTCCTGGCGACAACCTCTGGTATGCCCGTCACTTGTTCGACAATATTCCCAAGTGCAAAACCAAACCACACTCCCTCCTTGCTTTGCTCCTCCGCTCTCATGTCCTTCTCAAGCAGTTTACCGAGGCCATATCAGTCTATGCCAGATTTCAGCAGGACGGCATGCCTCCTTGTGGGACTACCTTCTCATCGGTGCTCACTGCCTGTGCTAGGATACCTGTGTTGCTTGAAGGCAGGCAGGTCCATGCTAGAGTTCTGCAATCGGGTTTCTTGGGGAATAAGGTAGTGGAAACTTGCCTCCTAGACATGTATGTGAAAAATCGGGCTATATCCGATGCCACTGCTGTGTTTGATGAGATGGGAGAGAAGGATATCGTCACTCGGACCGCAATGTTACACGGGTTCTCTAAGATGGGCATGATGAGTGAGGCGAGGAGGTTGTTTGATCAAATGGAGGAGAGGAATATCGTTTCTTGGTCCACGGTAGTTGCTGGATATGCAAATATTGGAGATATGGGACCGGCAAGGGACCTGTATGATCAGATGCCGAGAAAAGATTCAGTTGTGTGGGTTGCTATGATATCAGGTTATGGGAAGATCGGTAATGTGGATGAGGCGAAAGCAATATTCGATAAGGCGGAAGTAAAGGACGAGAAATGTTGGGCAGCAATGCTGGCTTGTTATGCACAGAACGGGCGTGCTGAAGCAGCTCTAGAGCTGTACGTGGAAATGAGGAAAGAAAATCTTACGGTCAGCGAGGTTGCAGCCGTAGGGGCGATTTCAGCGTGCACCCAACTAGCTGATGTTAAAATGGCGAACGAATTGGCTAAGCATATCGAGGAAGGAATTTGCCGTGAGTCCTTTCCCGACTCTTGTTGTCTAGTGGATATATATACGGGAGTGTTCGAAATCTGCTTCTGGAATGCCTCTTTGATAGTCATGCGTGTTTTCTTCTGATTTCAGGTCGAACAGTTTATGTATCAAACGCACTGATCCACATGCATTCGAAATGCGGGAATATCGACCAGGCAATGAAAGAATTCAACAGTATGAAGATCCGGGACGTGATCTCTTATACATCGTTGATTACGGCCCTTGCTGACCATGGTAAGGCCATGGAAGCTCTGAGCTTCTTCGTCGAGATGCTGAAACATGTAATCAAGCCGAATCAGATCACATTTGTGAGCGTCCTCGGTGCTTGTAGCCATGCAGGATTGGTAGAAGAAGGGATGAGGTACTTCGCTATGATGACTCAAGTTTTCGGCATTAACCCATCAATAGAGCACTATTCCAGCATAATCGATCTACTCGGAAGGGCAGGGCAACTCGAGAGAGCGTATAGCATTGTTGCAAATGGTTCAGGTTTTAATGATCCTGAGATTTTGGGCGCTCTGTTAGGAGCTTGCAGGGTTCACGGGAACGTTGAAATAGGGGAAACTGTAGCAAAGAGGCTGTTCGAAATCGAGCCCGAGAACACCGGAAATTACATGCTTTTGGCGAATATTTATGCATCCCTGAATAGGTGGGAGGATGCAGAAAAGTTGAAGAGGCTGATAAGTTTGAGGGGAATGAGAAAATCTCCAGGAAGCAGCTTCCTATGAGCGCTGACTACGCGCAAATTCTCCGTGTAAGGGTCGTTTGTGGTGCACCACGAATGAGTTGATGCCCATTGTGATCACGAGAATCTGAATTACAGTGGATGAATTTTAGGTGCTATCGCAGTTCGCATGTACTTACATGGGAACTACTCATCATATAAGGAAGCCTGCTTTACAGCCTCCTGGGAATTGAGCAGCCGTGCATTTGAAGCACTTTAAACCAAATTATTACCGGAACAGATTGCTCATGAGCAAATATGTGAAGTCCAATTATCATCACAAACTCAATATCCATGGTAATGAATTACATTTCTAAGATTACAAAATCTAAAAAGACATTACCGTTTCTCAGGGTAGATTCATCAACATAAGGCTACAACAATTATCTTAATATAGCCGGAACTAGAACTACTCGAGTAAGAGTTCATATTGCTTATGAATTACCAAAAATATTCCATGATGCCCTCAAAATACTGAGGAACCTCTGGCATTTGGGTGAAAGTTATTATGTCTTCAATGGAGCCTTCTTCTCCCTGTCGGATATACGAGCTGGAGCAGTTGAATGCGACTTGAATCTTCCCCTCCCTCCTCCATCATCTTTTTCCTGCAAACAGCAAAGCAGAGAACATCATTTCTGCTTTCAGTATCTGTGGCCCTTGAAATGCGCAGATTCTTGTCTAGACCGAGaagaaaaaattcttttcaactGGATCAATCATCACTGTTGATTGGGGGGGGTGGTTTCCTTTCACCCATCAACATGGGATCTACATCAATCAATAGTCATGTTTAACCATTGTGTGATGGAATCCTCTTCACGACATTTTTATTGCCCGAGCTTTTCAAACGTTAAAACTGACAGGATCCAGTCAATATGGAACCAGGTGAATCCCGACGTCTATTTCCACAGTCCATAACATAACACTCAAACGATCTGTACCGGATCTCGAATGGAATTGCTGCTCAAGAGGCAGCATATATCTGGTAAATATCAATAGATAAAGGAACCATACTAGAATGACAATGATGATACGAATTTTCCAACAAACCTTTTTCTTTACAATCTGAACAACATCCTCATCCTGAAGCACATGGCTGAGGCCACAGTGCTGTGGGTAGTGTCTTGCACTAGTGCCCCAAACAAGCACGTACTTCACATCTTTCACCAAGCTTCTGTGAATGTGGTTGCAGAAGTCCTCAACTGTGCAGCCACCTCTATCCTATTAATATCAAACACACGGGAATAGTATGTAAGGGGATAAATAAGAGGATGTTAAAGCTTAGAAGATATATGGAGTCAGCGAGATAAGA from Punica granatum isolate Tunisia-2019 chromosome 3, ASM765513v2, whole genome shotgun sequence includes:
- the LOC116200224 gene encoding vacuolar protein sorting-associated protein 2 homolog 1-like isoform X1, whose product is MSFLFGQRKTPAGTFVLIVSYRFLFELLRENKRMIDKSIREIERERQGLQAQEKKLIVDIKKHAKQGQMGAVRVMAKDLIRTRHQIEKFYKLKSQLQGVSLRIQTLKSTQAMGQAMKGVTKAMGQMNRQMNLPSLQKIMQEFERQNERMELVSEVMGDAIDDAMEGDEEEEETEELVNQVLDEIGIDMNSELLNAPSGAVAAPAAKNKVAQAESAAGTGEGGIDEDLQARLDNLRRM
- the LOC116200224 gene encoding vacuolar protein sorting-associated protein 2 homolog 1-like isoform X2, producing the protein MSFLFGQRKTPAELLRENKRMIDKSIREIERERQGLQAQEKKLIVDIKKHAKQGQMGAVRVMAKDLIRTRHQIEKFYKLKSQLQGVSLRIQTLKSTQAMGQAMKGVTKAMGQMNRQMNLPSLQKIMQEFERQNERMELVSEVMGDAIDDAMEGDEEEEETEELVNQVLDEIGIDMNSELLNAPSGAVAAPAAKNKVAQAESAAGTGEGGIDEDLQARLDNLRRM
- the LOC116200222 gene encoding putative pentatricopeptide repeat-containing protein At5g37570 yields the protein MPSNSSESLPIDHYLIRHYIRVSKTVTQLKQVHAVLLKIPTNGSIKHRQTIGCLLSKLLCFPGDNLWYARHLFDNIPKCKTKPHSLLALLLRSHVLLKQFTEAISVYARFQQDGMPPCGTTFSSVLTACARIPVLLEGRQVHARVLQSGFLGNKVVETCLLDMYVKNRAISDATAVFDEMGEKDIVTRTAMLHGFSKMGMMSEARRLFDQMEERNIVSWSTVVAGYANIGDMGPARDLYDQMPRKDSVVWVAMISGYGKIGNVDEAKAIFDKAEVKDEKCWAAMLACYAQNGRAEAALELYVEMRKENLTVSEVAAVGAISACTQLADVKMANELAKHIEEGICRRTVYVSNALIHMHSKCGNIDQAMKEFNSMKIRDVISYTSLITALADHGKAMEALSFFVEMLKHVIKPNQITFVSVLGACSHAGLVEEGMRYFAMMTQVFGINPSIEHYSSIIDLLGRAGQLERAYSIVANGSGFNDPEILGALLGACRVHGNVEIGETVAKRLFEIEPENTGNYMLLANIYASLNRWEDAEKLKRLISLRGMRKSPGSSFL